The nucleotide sequence TCGTCAGTTCTTATTTGTTATCGGTTAGTCGCAATTTATAGAAACACAGTCTCGTAAACCGTTTCTATTGTACATTTAAATACTAGTCCTAACAGATTTCATCTAAACTAAAACTGGTAACTTAAAAATGATTGCATTAGCTCGGGCAGACAACAGACAGACGGGGGAAACAACTTTAAGTCTCCTCCGCACATTCACCAGTAATACACTTTAAATATTACTATTCTCCATCTCATCTCATTCAAAGGAGTCAATATAATTGTTCACGAGTAAAGCGAACTTATTATAAAATGAAGTAAAATGGCTCATCCAAATTAAGATGGCAGGCGTCAACGGCATTAATTTTCAATTCTTGGTTAATGCCATATGGGTTacgataatatttaatttaaagaaattaagtCTCTTTGCGTTATTACACACCAGAAAAAGAAAATAAAGCTGAAATTTACGGTTCCGTTCACAATTCAGACACTTAACAATTTGCTCTAATAGTTTAAGTATTCTGCCTCAAAAACagaacatatatttacatatatttgtaaCAAAGCAACCCTGGAAACAGCTTCGGTCTGTCATTTCTATCCGACGATTATTGTTCCGCTGGTCTCGCTTCTGAAAGAATTTAGAAAAGAACAATGTATGAAATAGACTTTCACACAAGCCTAAAATAAGTATTATTGAGACGCTTGCCTTTGCGTTCGACGTGTTAGTCATGTAATAGATCAGATTGATGAATGATTCTCATCAATATTTCATTTGGTCAGTTCTTAAGTAAAACGTTAACTACGTTATTCTTTCCATCGCATTACCATGCCATTGGCTATTAAATTTATGTTGACAATTGATCGGTTGTCTTCATTCGGTCTCTTTTATGAGGCTCTTTAGCAAATCGGTATTGACCATTTCGACGGCTTCCTATTCAAAGGAACGGTTTCTTGGTCAGTCATACAGTCAAATCATGAAGATAACAAACGATTACGTGGTACTCACTTAAGCTCACAGATGGAATAATGGAGGTTGCTACAGGCAATGTCGATCCATCTGAAATTGCGGTCGGCGAGCCCAGAAGTTATTGCACAGTCTTCGTTGTTGGACACGTTGTTAGGCTCGCCGGGATACCAGTCTTTACAAAATAAGAATGTTCTTATACAAATTATAAGAAATTGTAAAACAATTTCTGTTAAgagacattttttaaatgtgcTTTAATTACAAAATCAATTTGTATTGTAATATTTTCACTACGGTGAAGTTGTAAAGTTACTTTACTAAAAAAGTTAAGTAACGCAGCTGCTATGTTTGTTAGTAAATAAAGTTTCGCTTTCATCAGGCTCCAATGTCAAAACTGTTCATTCATCAGAATGCAGTAAAAAAAGCACATGCATTGTGATTGATGGTTTGCTTAAGACTTTTCGTCCATGATTTTTCGTCATAAATACtagataaaatataaacaaagacagtaaatatgtatttcaatCAATTCATATTGCTTTAACATTGCCTATGATCATGTCGAAAAGAGACGGATAACTACCTGTGTATGTGGGCTTGTCATCTGACCCAACCCACTTCCAGATGCCCTCGATGTCCTCATCAGATAGTCCTATCCACCAGTGTAATTGCTCTGAAACATAGCATTACTATAGCAAGatacaaaatacataaacattcaaAAGAACTGAGCATCGGCGTATAAaacattattcaatataaaaaaaatcattctaaaTCACGTATGAAccgataaaacacaattttacagaGACACTTCTTTCGATCCTTACATGACATTACAATAATTCAGGTCTTTGTAATACAAATACAAGATTGTTTCGTTTTGCATTCCCCCGAATCCATATATTTTCAGCATGTTTTGATGATTTCGTtgaaaatataatgttaatatcaGTTTATAAGGACCGGTGTTGGCTCATTCTCAGTAAGAATAAATTGCTGGGAAATTGAAGGATGAAGCTAGCTAAAAAGAATGGGATCACTCAGAAAACTGACGTTATTGGTAAACGTCCGTCTTTAAGATTAACGTATTTGCGGCGAAAATTGATAGTATGTTTATGTGTCAGTCTGCCTTTTATTAAATAGTGTAAAATCGGTGATAGCGACATTCATGATCCTGAGATTGAGGTTGTCTTACTTTGCTGGCTAAGGAATTCTTTGATGAACAAGTTTTCCTCTATCGAGTCTATCTGAACGAGGTTCGAATTCCGTTGGAGACATGCGTGCTGAAATGTGATCTTATAATAGGAAACTGATATTGAGCTAATTACGTAATATGGCATGTTGACTGCACGTGGAAAAAAAGATAAACCTAGTTGCCCATATTTTTAAGTCtgaatttataatttaaaaaaagtaattatgaCTGTTGCAGAATTCCTTAATTGTATTAAGAAATATACAAATATCGTTACCACGAAGAAATTACCCATTGCTTTACCTGTGCCTCTGTGAATGATTGCTCCGTGTGATGGAAGAAGTAGCAGGAGCCCTGAAAAGGCATCCAGTTGTCCGGACAGAACGTGGATGAATGAGGCGGAGTCGCTGATCCTATGGAAATCCAGAGTTTTAGAAATGTATGGATGGTCTATAGCGACATTCGATCATAAGAGGCGGTAATATTGCTTTTATCTACTTTCATCGCGAATAAACTTGTTTGAGGCTGTTCATATTCTATGATTTTCGGAAATGAACGAGAACTAAACACAGGTAAAGCTTTCTGAGAAAAAAGCAAtctattgtttaaattattgttgAACAAAATTCTTAACCTTAAATATATCTTACACACACACATGTCCTTGCACGTACTGATTACAGAAGCATAATTTACTCTCATGAAACAACGAAGTGAAAGAAAGttcttacttgtttttaatttaaatacaatgacaatgaaaattatcaattaaagataaattaaaaccGCTTACCTGTATGGAAaagtatacaaataaacaacgaCAAGATAGAATAAGTCGAACTTAGCATTGTGTGTGTATGGTGACGGTGAAGTCCTCAATGGACGGTGAAGTCCTCAATGGACATTTTCAACAGAACCACCGTTATCGCTTTCGTAGAGCAGATAAAATATGTgcgtatgtacatgtaattacgGAATTCCGTTTATGCGATCTGCTTTTTGGTCTTTGAATAACATAGAACAACTGCGATTGTACACAAATACTCAATCGCGTTTTGAGCTATTGTTATTCTATTATTACTGATATGTATCTACTTCTTTCGCGATATCACTTTTAAGACAACGAATTACGTCTTCTTCGTTCTATTAtcatttgttttataagcgaTGGTAACATTCAGCATGTAAAAGCTTAACTAAATTTCTGACATAAACCACGAAAAAATGCATTGGCAGTTAAGTACGTGTTTATTCTTTTAGTATGGgcatacttttattattttttatacctGAAAATAGATTTGATTACAAATAACGTGTATGATATTTATAGAAATTGTATCGATGACTGTCCTGCGGTCGGTTAACTCAaccttaataaaatataaatgacaaGTAAACTCAATCtataaaactattttcaaaataatattagaaTTACCATAACGCTATCGACATTATAACCTAATACTGACTATACTCATTTTAATATCGTTTGCTTAACGTTAGCGCCAAGCCTAAATTGTGCTATATACTCATACACATAAAATCTAAATAGACCTTTGTATGAAGTTTTCTTCTTTCACCTGCCGACCTGTTATTTTATGCACAGCTTAAATAAAATGTACGCTGATTCATGAAACAAAATTGCCTAAAATATCTATCTAAAATTGTTTTTGCAACATACCTAAACATACTCATCTGTGTTTATGGatcatgtaaacatattgttattTCGCACTCTTTACGCAATGCTTAGTGCTACCAGAGAACGTTTACTCAAACACTTGGTGTAATCAATATGCCACGAGACTGCGTTTGAACGCCTAGACATACGTTAAGAAATTGACAACATAATTGACCTaacttaaactattttttaacGAACATTAAATAGTAACACTAACTTATTTCACACTAACCGAAAATGATCTCTTGGTGTGCGTTCACTCTAGCAGACGGACAGGCGGATGGAAAATTTAAGTCTCCTCATCAGATAcaccactatatatatatatatatatatgcacgcATATCACCTCTATGATCTTGAAATACATTGCGAGTGGCTAGcgttttttattttgtcatttgaaTGTTTACATAAATTAGTTTGTTTTCAAACTACTTTGCATTTCATCCCAGTCTTAAGAGACGATGAGAAAGCGaagatatttttaataaaaatttgaaGATCTATTATGAATGAGGACGGCTTCTGACAACTGCATTTACTTTCCATACTTGCTTAACCCCATATGGATGGCAATTACATCtcattacaataattttattatttcaaactaaGCAAAATACGAAAACAAAGTTTTTTATGTTGAATTGGAAGTGTAGAcagttaaatatttaaacaatttccaATGCGAAGCATACGTTTGTTTAAAGtgactttttaaaacaattgtacaTTATCAAATGCTAATTATTTCAAGTCGGCATATGAGTATATTTTCTATCCGATGAATATCCGCTATATTTTCTATCCGATGAATATCAGCCTACTTATCTCGCTTCTAAAAATACTTAGAACGCATGTAAGTCAGACTTTTACACAAATTGATAGTTTTTTCTCACTTGGTCAGTAATTAAAGGTAATTCCGTTGCCATGCGATTGTGTATTTGTACATGTGACCGATTTTCATTCAATCGGTTTGTTTGTAGGCCGATTAGTCGATAGATTTCGCCGGCTTTCTAGACAAATAAACGGTTTCTTGGTCAGTCATCCAGTTAAACGGTAGCACAGGGCCAAGTTACTTTCACTGGAGCTCACAAATGGAGTAGGCGTGGAAGctatgacgtaccctttgggtcaaaagaacatatacgccaacagctaaaaatagaaatcaccgcggtgacaaaattgtcaccgcgtcgacaattttgtcactgcggtcataaatttatcactgcggcGATATATTTGTAACTGCGGTGATACTTTGGACAAAAGGACACaaacatatgaaaaacatatGAATAAACTTATAAACTATCCTTATTCTTccgttttgattttattttaaactattgttaaatatttaattattttcttgaaaacatCTCGGTTTGTTACGAGGAAAATGGTTGAAAATTGCCCCAATCAACTAAATATAACAGCAGGTataaaaatataccaacagttataatttgtcaccgctgtgacaaaattgttaccgcagtgacaaaatagatatcactgcggtgacaaaattgttaccgcagtgacaaaattgtcactgcggtaacaattttgtcaccgtgGTAacatctatttttagctgttggcgtatttgtacttttgacccaaatggtgcGGCATAGGAAGCTACATATGATGTCCAACCACGTGACGTTGCGGTTGAGAATAGTTGTTACACAGTCTTATATATATATGGCCGATGTTGCCGCATAATTGCCATTGGGCCGCTACGTCCTCAGCAGGCCAATACTAGGCGTCTGGCCTAGCTCCACCgtgtgttattatttattattgcataaactctatctataatgccctctggcggggtgcagaaacttgggcaaaaggagggcttgaacgggagaaatcgtgtataaacaaggcgattcacgtgccttTCAAGCCcttttatgtgtttttcatatccataatctggtccacgcgcagttacttcccttctccagccttcgacgactttccaagcataaatggggaactgaataagcaccagtttcctcatgcatgcagggataatgacta is from Dreissena polymorpha isolate Duluth1 chromosome 14, UMN_Dpol_1.0, whole genome shotgun sequence and encodes:
- the LOC127858696 gene encoding hepatic lectin-like isoform X2, yielding MLRSATPPHSSTFCPDNWMPFQGSCYFFHHTEQSFTEAQHACLQRNSNLVQIDSIEENLFIKEFLSQQKQLHWWIGLSDEDIEGIWKWVGSDDKPTYTDWYPGEPNNVSNNEDCAITSGLADRNFRWIDIACSNLHYSICELKSETSGTIIVG
- the LOC127858696 gene encoding perlucin-like protein isoform X1, giving the protein MLSSTYSILSLFICILFHTGSATPPHSSTFCPDNWMPFQGSCYFFHHTEQSFTEAQHACLQRNSNLVQIDSIEENLFIKEFLSQQKQLHWWIGLSDEDIEGIWKWVGSDDKPTYTDWYPGEPNNVSNNEDCAITSGLADRNFRWIDIACSNLHYSICELKSETSGTIIVG